Proteins encoded within one genomic window of Edaphobacter lichenicola:
- a CDS encoding NAD(P)/FAD-dependent oxidoreductase, with translation MNLRNGRSAAEVLIVGAGPAGLAAAIASATNGLHVEVIDSRQPPIDKACGEGLMPDALHALANLGFNLNRDLHNTENYLLSGIRFLNDHPERNPTTAEAIFPENPGRGIRRTVLHQLLLDRALSLGVRCHWDNSVQSIEPAPTGHHVHTNRQIIRTRYLIGADGHHSRIAAWAGLTAATVHSRRIGLRQHYAIAPWTNFVEVYWSNHGQAYVTPTSSNEVCVAFISNKKIPSPDLALTHFPTLQRHLAAATPSSAPRGSITLGRSLRRVTANNIALLGDSSGSVDAVTGEGLALCFRQASALARALNADDLPSYQHAHSRIQLAPSLMSRSLLQMDRSPRLRARVLNTFERYPILFQRLLEVHIDHRACIFPGIDELLATGLHLLTS, from the coding sequence ATGAACCTCCGCAACGGTCGATCCGCAGCGGAGGTTCTCATCGTTGGCGCAGGCCCAGCCGGCCTCGCTGCCGCCATCGCCTCCGCAACCAACGGCCTCCACGTCGAAGTCATCGACTCCAGGCAGCCGCCCATCGACAAGGCCTGCGGCGAAGGCCTCATGCCCGATGCCCTCCACGCCCTCGCCAACCTCGGCTTCAACCTCAATCGCGATCTGCACAACACCGAGAACTATCTCCTCAGCGGCATCCGCTTCCTCAACGACCACCCCGAGCGCAACCCCACCACCGCCGAAGCCATCTTTCCCGAAAACCCCGGCCGAGGCATCCGCCGCACCGTCCTTCACCAGCTTCTACTCGACCGCGCCCTCTCGCTCGGCGTCCGTTGCCACTGGGACAACTCCGTCCAAAGCATCGAGCCCGCCCCCACCGGCCACCACGTCCACACCAACCGTCAAATCATCCGCACCCGCTACCTCATCGGCGCCGACGGCCATCACTCCCGCATCGCCGCCTGGGCCGGCCTCACCGCCGCCACCGTTCACTCCCGCCGCATCGGCCTCCGGCAGCACTACGCCATCGCCCCCTGGACCAACTTCGTCGAGGTCTATTGGAGCAACCACGGTCAGGCCTACGTCACCCCAACCTCCTCCAACGAGGTCTGCGTCGCCTTCATCTCCAATAAAAAAATCCCCAGCCCCGATCTGGCCCTCACCCACTTCCCCACCCTCCAACGCCACCTCGCAGCAGCCACTCCCAGCAGCGCGCCGCGCGGCTCCATCACCCTCGGCCGCTCCCTCCGCCGAGTCACAGCAAACAACATCGCACTCCTCGGCGACTCCTCAGGCTCCGTCGATGCCGTCACCGGCGAAGGCCTCGCCCTCTGCTTCCGTCAGGCCTCAGCGCTCGCCCGCGCCCTCAACGCCGACGACCTCCCCTCCTACCAGCACGCCCATAGCCGCATTCAACTCGCTCCCAGCCTCATGTCCCGCAGCCTGCTTCAGATGGATCGCTCCCCTCGCCTCCGCGCCCGAGTCCTCAACACCTTCGAACGCTACCCCATCCTCTTCCAGCGTCTCCTCGAGGTCCACATCGACCACCGCGCCTGCATCTTCCCAGGTATTGACGAACTACTGGCAACCGGATTACACCTGCTGACAAGCTAA
- a CDS encoding acyl carrier protein translates to MTDIATRCIDIIAKSKSIPADSISLANTFDELNIDSLDKINISFEVEEAFNIEIPDEALSTLRTVGDMVEGVAKLTTAPAHITTP, encoded by the coding sequence ATGACCGATATCGCTACACGCTGCATTGACATCATCGCAAAATCCAAGAGCATCCCCGCGGACTCCATCTCCCTCGCCAACACCTTCGACGAGCTCAACATCGACTCCCTCGACAAGATCAACATCTCCTTCGAGGTCGAAGAGGCCTTCAACATCGAGATCCCCGACGAAGCCCTCAGCACCCTCCGCACCGTAGGCGACATGGTCGAAGGCGTCGCCAAGCTCACCACCGCCCCCGCCCACATCACCACCCCCTGA
- a CDS encoding PP2C family protein-serine/threonine phosphatase: MYVGDPQLTASQVLRTFHHDELYLFLGAAITALGLVSIAFAFLSRKFDAMLFWLALFAIFYGQRLWLRLGLLTLIIPPSHFFNDLRAIGNYLVPIPGFFYFLTAGFLGRSGRKIVLALTTVFLALAVATMFVGQRDAFQMTNNIVVIASLFALILQSMTRKQTDRDFIIARRGIFVFVAFALFDNIGQALGYSPFIEPIGFTIFLVILGYVAAKRSLHRDQQFSDLQKELDIARRIQTSILPPAYPQSAHFHVAARYVPMTAVAGDFYDFLIADQTQAGLLIADVSGHGVPAALIAAMVKLAATSQRSNAAEPALLLAGMNSVLCGNTQEQFVTAAYVYLDAASSTLRYSAAAHPPMLLLRGGSVIELTENGLMLAAFTFATYTTAEYALQSSDRLLLYTDGILEATNAQGEEFGSSRLHTLLKEAAGLSAEAAAASILSSLESWSSKSQNDDLTLLICDYFSENIPENISEPRL, encoded by the coding sequence ATGTACGTAGGCGACCCTCAACTGACAGCCAGTCAGGTTCTGCGGACCTTTCATCACGACGAGCTCTATCTCTTCCTGGGCGCCGCCATCACTGCCCTCGGACTAGTCTCGATCGCATTCGCCTTTCTCAGTCGCAAGTTCGACGCCATGCTCTTCTGGCTCGCCCTCTTCGCCATCTTCTACGGCCAAAGACTCTGGCTCCGGCTGGGACTGCTCACCCTCATCATCCCGCCCTCGCACTTCTTCAACGACCTCCGCGCCATCGGCAACTACCTCGTGCCCATCCCCGGATTCTTCTACTTCCTGACAGCAGGCTTCCTCGGCCGCTCTGGCCGCAAGATCGTCCTCGCTCTCACCACCGTGTTCCTGGCTCTAGCCGTCGCAACCATGTTCGTCGGCCAGAGGGACGCCTTTCAGATGACGAACAACATCGTAGTCATCGCTAGTCTGTTCGCACTCATCCTCCAATCCATGACGCGCAAGCAGACAGACCGGGACTTCATCATCGCCCGCCGCGGCATCTTCGTCTTCGTCGCCTTCGCGCTCTTCGACAACATCGGCCAAGCCCTCGGATACAGTCCGTTCATCGAGCCGATAGGCTTCACCATCTTCCTCGTAATCCTCGGCTACGTAGCCGCAAAGCGCAGCCTCCATCGCGATCAGCAGTTCAGCGACCTGCAAAAAGAACTCGACATCGCCCGGCGAATCCAGACCTCGATTCTCCCCCCGGCCTATCCCCAGTCCGCCCACTTCCACGTCGCCGCCCGCTACGTCCCCATGACCGCCGTCGCCGGCGACTTCTACGACTTCCTCATCGCCGATCAAACCCAGGCCGGCCTCCTCATCGCCGACGTCTCCGGCCACGGCGTTCCCGCCGCCCTCATCGCCGCCATGGTCAAACTCGCCGCCACGTCCCAGCGCTCCAACGCCGCCGAGCCCGCCCTCCTCCTCGCCGGAATGAACTCCGTCCTCTGCGGCAACACGCAGGAGCAGTTCGTCACCGCCGCCTACGTCTATCTCGACGCCGCATCCTCCACCCTCCGCTACTCTGCCGCCGCGCACCCGCCCATGTTGTTACTGCGTGGAGGAAGCGTGATCGAACTCACCGAAAACGGCCTCATGCTCGCAGCGTTCACCTTCGCAACTTACACAACCGCCGAATACGCACTCCAGTCCAGCGACCGCCTCCTCCTCTACACCGACGGCATCCTCGAAGCCACCAACGCCCAGGGAGAAGAGTTCGGATCAAGCCGCCTCCACACTCTGCTCAAAGAGGCCGCCGGCCTCAGCGCCGAAGCCGCCGCCGCCAGCATCCTCTCCTCGCTGGAAAGTTGGTCGTCCAAGTCCCAAAACGACGACCTCACCCTCCTCATCTGCGACTACTTCTCAGAAAACATCCCAGAAAATATCTCTGAGCCGCGACTCTAG
- a CDS encoding class I SAM-dependent RNA methyltransferase, which yields MIDAIERVVRQLEEDRSLLEPDRLRERLEALDRLDAYLAFRPDVPDVPQSVLGVESKDAELYLRAKAVCARLEAANGELYEAIRGDIRLGRGHDALLRWVQSPPERDAGGGAANSVDADVGYDYLDELVSGVLQFEEPDAGEVAREPEMVFYQPTPARHIFDLIGGDLIGGAGLTAEDVVVDLGSGLGHVPLLVSICTGANSVGIELEAAYVERARQCAQRLNVNKATFLCGDARVADLSRGTVFYLYTPFVGAILRDVLERLRREAATRRIRVCTYGPCTSVVAEEPWLEAAAVPEMDRIVLFRSRD from the coding sequence TTGATCGATGCCATTGAGCGCGTTGTGCGGCAGCTGGAAGAGGATCGGTCGCTGCTTGAGCCGGATCGGCTTCGCGAACGGTTGGAGGCGCTGGACCGACTTGATGCTTATCTTGCTTTTCGTCCGGATGTCCCGGATGTCCCTCAATCGGTACTCGGGGTTGAGTCGAAGGATGCGGAACTTTATCTTCGCGCGAAGGCGGTTTGCGCCAGGCTGGAGGCTGCGAATGGAGAGCTGTACGAAGCCATTCGAGGTGATATTCGGCTTGGGCGCGGGCATGATGCTTTGCTTCGGTGGGTTCAGTCGCCTCCGGAGAGGGACGCAGGGGGCGGGGCGGCCAATAGCGTGGATGCCGACGTGGGCTATGACTACCTGGATGAGCTGGTCAGTGGCGTGTTGCAGTTCGAAGAGCCTGACGCGGGAGAGGTTGCGAGGGAGCCTGAGATGGTGTTTTATCAGCCGACTCCAGCGCGCCATATCTTTGACCTGATTGGCGGGGATCTGATTGGCGGGGCTGGGCTGACTGCGGAGGACGTCGTTGTCGATCTTGGCTCGGGGCTGGGCCATGTTCCCTTGCTGGTTTCGATCTGCACTGGCGCCAACAGCGTAGGGATTGAGTTGGAGGCGGCCTATGTGGAACGTGCGCGGCAGTGTGCGCAGCGGCTGAATGTGAATAAGGCTACGTTCCTTTGTGGGGATGCGCGAGTGGCGGATCTTTCGCGCGGCACAGTCTTCTATCTTTACACTCCTTTTGTGGGGGCCATCCTGCGCGATGTGCTCGAACGTCTGAGGCGGGAGGCTGCTACTCGCCGGATCCGTGTCTGCACCTATGGTCCTTGTACGTCTGTGGTTGCGGAAGAGCCGTGGCTTGAGGCTGCCGCAGTGCCAGAGATGGATCGGATCGTGCTTTTCCGCTCTCGCGATTAG
- a CDS encoding nuclear transport factor 2 family protein: protein MSREQKVAAVEAYLDCFVTKDLSKVSFAEDVTFEGPRMPKLTGRPTVFGFLTHILPMVKGIQLKQHIVEGDYVATVFDMETVNGVDHVCDRIHIVDGQIKAIHAFYYPDEIPEGQTS, encoded by the coding sequence ATGTCAAGAGAACAGAAAGTCGCTGCAGTTGAAGCTTATTTGGATTGCTTTGTAACAAAGGATTTGTCGAAGGTGTCCTTTGCCGAAGACGTAACATTTGAAGGCCCGCGCATGCCAAAGTTGACGGGGCGGCCAACTGTATTTGGATTTCTCACGCATATTCTCCCTATGGTTAAGGGTATTCAGTTAAAGCAGCACATCGTCGAAGGAGATTACGTCGCGACCGTCTTCGACATGGAGACAGTGAACGGAGTGGATCACGTCTGCGACCGAATTCACATCGTAGACGGACAGATTAAGGCGATACACGCGTTCTATTACCCAGACGAGATACCCGAGGGACAGACTAGTTAG
- a CDS encoding beta-ketoacyl-[acyl-carrier-protein] synthase family protein — MNRVVVTGLGCITPIGNTVADFRTSLFAGTTGIAPFPPYPEAPARAADDKTQGLRFTQTAAVKDFDARQHLDSGILTATDRTVHFAVVAARQAVAESQLTSHYAPDRIAIVVGCACGGRQAEETETNKLYTRDARVHPLTVVRTMASAGASNISIDQKITGPALNISTACASGTHAIGLAFQMIRSGMIDAAITGGHEAPLTFGFLRAWDSMRVVSPTYCRPFSADRDGMTLGEGAAMFTLETLESARARNATIYAEIVGTGSSADASHVTQPHPDGAAAAMRAALKDASASSDEVGYLSAHGTGTLVNDVTEAAAIHQVFGPLASKIPVSSTKSLHGHSIGASGALEALATILALKESLLPANTGITQVDPAIDLDIILGAPRKASPKLALSNSLAFGGLNAVLAIRSIE, encoded by the coding sequence GTGAATCGTGTCGTAGTCACCGGCCTCGGATGCATCACCCCCATCGGCAATACCGTCGCGGACTTCCGCACCTCCCTCTTCGCCGGCACCACCGGCATCGCCCCCTTCCCCCCCTACCCCGAAGCCCCCGCCCGCGCCGCTGACGACAAGACCCAGGGCCTCCGCTTCACCCAGACCGCCGCCGTCAAAGACTTCGACGCCCGCCAGCACCTCGACTCCGGCATCCTCACCGCCACCGACCGCACCGTACACTTCGCCGTCGTAGCCGCCCGGCAGGCCGTCGCAGAGTCCCAGCTCACCAGCCACTACGCACCAGACAGAATCGCCATCGTAGTCGGCTGCGCCTGCGGGGGCCGCCAGGCCGAAGAGACCGAGACCAACAAGCTCTACACCCGCGACGCCCGCGTCCATCCCCTCACCGTCGTCCGCACCATGGCCTCGGCCGGCGCCAGCAACATCTCCATCGACCAGAAGATCACCGGCCCAGCCCTCAACATCTCCACCGCCTGCGCCTCCGGCACCCACGCCATCGGCCTCGCCTTCCAGATGATCCGCTCCGGCATGATCGACGCGGCAATCACCGGCGGCCACGAAGCCCCCCTCACCTTCGGCTTCCTCCGCGCGTGGGACAGCATGCGAGTCGTCTCCCCCACCTACTGCCGCCCCTTCTCTGCCGACCGCGACGGCATGACCCTCGGCGAAGGCGCCGCCATGTTCACCCTCGAAACCCTCGAGTCCGCCAGGGCCCGCAACGCCACCATCTACGCCGAGATCGTAGGCACCGGCAGCTCCGCCGACGCCAGCCACGTCACCCAGCCCCACCCCGACGGCGCAGCCGCCGCCATGCGCGCCGCCCTCAAGGACGCCAGCGCCTCATCTGATGAGGTCGGCTACCTCAGCGCCCACGGCACCGGCACCCTGGTCAACGACGTCACCGAAGCCGCCGCCATCCATCAGGTCTTCGGCCCCCTCGCATCAAAGATCCCCGTCAGCTCCACCAAATCCCTCCACGGCCACTCCATTGGAGCCAGCGGAGCCCTCGAAGCCCTCGCCACCATCCTCGCCCTCAAGGAGAGTCTCCTCCCCGCCAACACCGGCATCACCCAGGTCGACCCGGCCATCGACCTCGACATCATCCTCGGCGCCCCCCGCAAAGCCTCGCCAAAACTAGCCCTCTCCAACTCCCTCGCCTTCGGAGGCCTCAACGCCGTCCTCGCCATCCGCTCCATCGAATAA
- a CDS encoding MFS transporter translates to MRSLASAPEKTRGGVWVLAATILGSSMVFIDGTVVNVALPALQSALNATVTDVQWVVEAYALFLAALLLVGGSLGDLYGRRKIFLIGVVLFAGASAWCGFADDVRALIVARGLQGVGGALLVPGSLALISSSFCAEERGSAIGTWSGFTAITTAVGPVLGGWLIEHLSWRWVFFINLPLAGLVVLISLARVPESRDEGMVQRLDGWGAALATVGLCGITFGLIEAGGGGRRAVVAGVVGVAALAAFFVVESRSEAPMLPLGLFRSRTFSGANLMTLFLYGALGGALFFLPLDLIQVQHYSATQAGGALLPLILLIFVLSRWSGGLIVKYGARLPLIVGPLISGLGFGLFRRGGMGGSYWSTVFPAVIVLGLGLAVSVAPLTTTVMSSIDQSRAGVASGINNAVSRVAGLLAVAVMGLVFSLTFNGRLGRGLDELGLPAAERQSVEAQRAKLAAAKSDDVRVQRLIGESFVSAYGVVLWIAVGLSVASALSAALLIEGRPTPARVE, encoded by the coding sequence ATGCGCAGTTTGGCCTCAGCACCGGAGAAGACGCGGGGCGGAGTGTGGGTGCTCGCGGCGACGATTCTTGGATCGAGCATGGTGTTCATCGATGGGACGGTGGTGAACGTTGCGCTGCCGGCGTTGCAGAGTGCTCTGAATGCGACTGTGACCGATGTGCAGTGGGTGGTTGAGGCTTATGCGTTATTTTTGGCGGCGCTGCTGCTGGTGGGCGGGTCGCTCGGCGATCTCTATGGGCGGCGGAAGATCTTTTTGATTGGGGTGGTGCTGTTTGCCGGGGCTTCGGCGTGGTGCGGGTTTGCTGACGATGTTCGTGCGCTGATTGTGGCGCGGGGGTTGCAGGGAGTGGGTGGGGCTTTGCTGGTGCCGGGTAGCCTTGCGCTGATCAGTTCGTCATTCTGCGCAGAGGAGAGAGGGAGTGCGATCGGGACGTGGTCGGGGTTTACTGCGATCACTACGGCTGTGGGGCCCGTGCTCGGTGGTTGGTTGATCGAGCATCTCTCTTGGCGTTGGGTGTTCTTTATCAACTTGCCGCTGGCGGGGCTGGTGGTGTTGATCTCTTTGGCACGGGTGCCGGAGAGTCGCGATGAGGGGATGGTGCAGAGGCTGGATGGGTGGGGGGCGGCTCTGGCTACGGTGGGATTGTGCGGGATTACGTTTGGCTTGATTGAGGCTGGGGGCGGTGGGAGGCGGGCGGTGGTTGCTGGAGTGGTTGGCGTGGCGGCTCTTGCGGCGTTCTTTGTGGTGGAATCGCGGTCTGAGGCTCCGATGCTGCCGCTGGGGCTGTTTCGATCGCGGACCTTCAGCGGGGCGAATCTGATGACGTTGTTTTTGTATGGGGCCCTGGGTGGGGCGTTGTTTTTTCTGCCGTTGGATCTGATCCAGGTGCAGCACTACTCGGCTACGCAGGCGGGTGGGGCGTTGCTTCCGCTGATCTTGTTGATCTTTGTGCTGTCGCGCTGGTCGGGTGGGTTGATTGTGAAGTATGGGGCGCGGCTTCCGCTTATCGTTGGGCCGTTGATCTCGGGGCTGGGATTTGGTTTGTTTCGGCGGGGTGGGATGGGTGGTTCTTACTGGTCGACAGTGTTTCCGGCGGTGATTGTGCTTGGGCTGGGGTTGGCGGTGAGCGTGGCTCCGTTGACGACTACGGTAATGAGTTCGATCGATCAGAGCCGGGCTGGTGTGGCTTCTGGGATCAATAATGCGGTGTCGCGCGTGGCGGGGTTGCTGGCGGTTGCGGTGATGGGGCTGGTGTTTTCTTTGACGTTCAACGGGAGGCTGGGACGGGGGCTCGATGAGCTGGGGCTGCCTGCGGCGGAGCGGCAGAGTGTCGAGGCCCAGAGGGCGAAGCTGGCTGCCGCGAAGAGTGACGATGTGCGGGTGCAGCGGCTGATTGGGGAGTCGTTTGTCAGTGCTTATGGGGTGGTGCTGTGGATTGCAGTGGGGCTCTCGGTGGCGAGTGCTTTGAGTGCGGCGTTGCTGATTGAGGGAAGGCCGACGCCCGCGCGGGTTGAGTGA
- a CDS encoding FkbM family methyltransferase produces MPLKQIALKYLPDSVLKPVRARHYQDQLKHYDLNDEPDLLGCKALLRAGDVVFDIGANIGVYTRFCSEFVGPTGQIHSLEPVPETFSYLTSNVRALNLPNVTCYNLAASDRDQDHAAMSMPQYASGGANIYESTLSETGDIPVKVTRLDTLFPTLSPRLIKCDVEGHEIPCINGALELIARSRPVWVVEVSSSRTFELFASLDYDAYIYEHGTFRIVTPSDKTPNYFFLPHEQSSLVSNPA; encoded by the coding sequence ATGCCTCTAAAGCAGATCGCACTGAAGTACCTTCCCGATTCTGTCCTCAAGCCTGTTCGTGCCCGTCATTACCAGGACCAGTTGAAGCATTACGACCTCAACGATGAGCCCGATCTCCTAGGTTGCAAAGCGCTCCTGCGTGCCGGCGATGTCGTGTTCGACATTGGCGCCAACATCGGTGTCTACACCCGTTTCTGTTCGGAGTTCGTTGGCCCAACCGGACAGATTCATTCCCTTGAACCCGTCCCCGAGACCTTCTCTTACCTCACCTCCAACGTCCGCGCCCTCAACCTCCCCAACGTCACCTGCTACAACCTTGCCGCCTCGGACCGTGACCAGGACCACGCCGCAATGAGCATGCCGCAGTACGCCTCGGGAGGCGCAAACATCTACGAGTCCACCCTCTCAGAGACGGGAGACATTCCCGTCAAAGTAACGCGACTCGACACCCTCTTTCCAACTCTCAGCCCGCGGCTCATCAAGTGCGATGTCGAGGGGCACGAGATCCCATGCATCAACGGCGCGCTCGAGCTGATCGCTCGTTCCCGTCCCGTATGGGTTGTTGAGGTCTCCAGCTCTCGCACCTTCGAGCTCTTCGCCTCGCTCGACTACGATGCATACATCTACGAACACGGTACCTTCCGGATCGTGACTCCCTCCGACAAAACACCAAACTACTTCTTCCTTCCTCACGAGCAGAGCTCTTTGGTGAGCAATCCCGCTTAG
- a CDS encoding glycosyltransferase family 2 protein, whose amino-acid sequence MISVLILTRNEQHDLPDCLSSVSWSDDIHVFDSHSTDNTVEIANAAGAHIHTRTFDDYATHRNAALTTIPFKHTWVFILDADERPTPELSREMQQLSLAAPDQTAAFRVRRRDFLFGTWLKHAQISPFYIRLVRPEHARYTRAINEVLEIDGPVAQLSYPLDHYPFSKGIVRWIEKHNLYSTMEAELIVRNQGLQNPSFITAFRDPDFHTRRLHQKAIFYRLPGRPLLKWLYMVFFRGAILDGSAGLTYATLQAFYEYLIVLKTKELRSGGA is encoded by the coding sequence ATGATCTCCGTTCTCATCCTCACCCGCAACGAGCAGCACGATCTCCCCGACTGCCTCTCCTCCGTCTCCTGGTCCGACGACATTCACGTCTTCGACTCCCACTCCACAGACAACACCGTCGAGATCGCCAATGCCGCCGGCGCCCACATCCACACCCGCACGTTCGACGACTACGCCACCCATCGCAACGCCGCCCTCACTACCATCCCCTTCAAACACACCTGGGTCTTCATCCTCGACGCCGACGAGCGCCCCACCCCAGAGCTCTCTCGCGAGATGCAACAACTCTCCCTCGCCGCTCCCGACCAGACCGCAGCCTTCCGAGTACGGCGCCGTGACTTCCTCTTCGGCACCTGGCTCAAACACGCGCAGATCTCTCCGTTCTACATCCGCCTCGTACGCCCCGAGCACGCCCGCTACACCCGCGCCATCAACGAAGTCCTTGAGATCGACGGTCCCGTAGCCCAGCTCAGCTACCCACTCGATCACTACCCCTTCTCCAAGGGCATCGTCCGCTGGATCGAGAAGCACAACCTCTACTCCACCATGGAGGCTGAGCTCATCGTCCGCAATCAAGGCCTGCAAAATCCCTCCTTCATCACAGCCTTCCGCGACCCAGACTTCCACACCCGGCGCCTCCACCAGAAGGCCATCTTCTACCGCCTGCCCGGACGCCCTCTCCTCAAGTGGCTCTACATGGTCTTCTTCCGCGGAGCGATCCTCGACGGGAGCGCTGGCCTCACCTACGCCACCCTCCAGGCCTTCTACGAGTACCTCATCGTCCTCAAGACCAAAGAGCTGCGCAGCGGCGGAGCATAA